The following coding sequences are from one Shewanella violacea DSS12 window:
- a CDS encoding GIY-YIG nuclease family protein: protein MQPCVYILASKKNGTLYVGVTSDLIKRIWEHREHLVTGFTDRYHVTQLVYYELTDCMYSAISLEKKLKKWRRQWKINLIENQNPEWHDLWDEIKS, encoded by the coding sequence ATGCAGCCTTGTGTGTACATATTAGCCAGTAAGAAGAATGGGACCTTATATGTGGGTGTCACCAGTGACCTGATTAAGCGTATCTGGGAACATAGAGAGCACCTAGTCACTGGATTTACTGATAGATACCATGTTACCCAGCTAGTTTATTATGAGCTTACTGACTGTATGTATTCAGCAATATCCCTTGAGAAGAAACTTAAAAAGTGGCGTAGGCAATGGAAAATCAATCTTATCGAAAACCAGAATCCGGAATGGCATGACTTATGGGATGAGATTAAGAGCTGA
- the dptF gene encoding DNA phosphorothioation-dependent restriction protein DptF, with translation MQRFKSVLSVLSKSSPYAVRTLNQNDDSIEDRIKDYLFITTDIERAFKEALINATEDDIIFLCGSSGDGKSEILTRYCEMAMFKDRCVFHLDATHSFSPTANAIQTLDELFEQNLSSDKILVVGINVGMLGNYAQEGAEQHNEIKSSIKSFLDGSTSQANHLFLDFEQFPKFILGQQGYTAEFVKALFQKLTAPNNNIIRDHFEHEKTLLKAADKQLCANYELLSDEAVQDTVIELLFKARLVKDQFLTARALLDFIFHLLAGPAYLFDNLFTGSDNELASKIVGFDPANIRTQHIDKFILSRSLGLPDHDFEVFVEALALKGFTTSLQPESYLRLFYLLKNTEFANNYHQSFSDDFQQQLIKKYAEIWHLHCHFDGSDEHKLALRQYYKDVAITAIHKYNNRNAPKLGKGEFFISEHNGFQLAADLELKAHVTQIAEDKEAKTSHFNTYFKVGKRVVKLPTNINLLSLMLRIVEGYRPNKHDKNTVVLLDELVEQIAEVANGSDTLHILNKNGRYKITNDNFDEFEVSGL, from the coding sequence ATGCAAAGGTTTAAATCCGTTTTATCTGTGTTGTCTAAATCCTCGCCCTATGCCGTTAGAACACTGAATCAAAATGACGACTCTATCGAGGACCGGATAAAAGATTATTTATTTATCACAACTGATATCGAGCGTGCGTTTAAAGAAGCGCTAATCAATGCGACAGAAGATGACATTATATTCCTGTGTGGCAGTAGTGGTGATGGTAAGTCTGAAATTTTAACTCGCTACTGTGAAATGGCCATGTTCAAAGACCGTTGCGTTTTTCACTTAGATGCAACCCACAGCTTTTCACCTACTGCTAATGCAATCCAAACGTTGGATGAGTTATTTGAACAGAACCTTAGCTCAGATAAAATCCTGGTCGTTGGTATTAACGTAGGTATGCTTGGTAATTATGCCCAAGAAGGGGCTGAACAGCATAATGAGATAAAATCTTCTATAAAAAGCTTCCTCGATGGCTCGACTAGTCAGGCTAATCATCTGTTCCTTGATTTTGAACAGTTCCCTAAATTCATCTTGGGCCAGCAGGGCTACACTGCCGAATTTGTTAAAGCACTTTTTCAAAAGCTTACTGCACCGAATAACAACATTATTCGTGACCATTTTGAGCATGAGAAGACACTGCTCAAAGCCGCTGACAAACAGTTATGTGCAAACTATGAGTTACTGAGTGATGAGGCTGTACAAGATACCGTTATCGAGCTGTTGTTTAAAGCTAGACTAGTAAAAGATCAGTTTCTCACCGCACGTGCCCTGCTTGATTTTATATTTCACCTTCTAGCGGGACCTGCTTATCTGTTTGATAACTTATTTACAGGCAGTGACAATGAGTTAGCGAGTAAAATCGTAGGCTTCGATCCTGCCAATATTCGGACTCAACACATAGACAAATTTATATTGTCTAGAAGCCTAGGCTTACCTGACCACGATTTCGAAGTTTTCGTTGAGGCGCTTGCACTAAAAGGCTTTACTACAAGTCTACAACCAGAATCTTATTTGAGACTTTTCTACCTACTTAAAAATACTGAGTTTGCCAATAACTACCACCAGTCATTTAGTGATGATTTTCAGCAGCAATTGATAAAAAAATATGCAGAAATTTGGCACCTACATTGTCACTTCGATGGTTCTGATGAGCATAAGCTAGCACTGCGTCAATATTACAAAGATGTAGCGATTACCGCTATTCACAAATACAACAATCGTAATGCCCCAAAACTCGGAAAAGGCGAGTTTTTTATCTCTGAGCATAATGGATTTCAACTAGCTGCGGACCTTGAGCTTAAAGCCCATGTGACTCAAATAGCGGAAGATAAAGAGGCCAAAACCTCACATTTCAACACTTACTTCAAAGTGGGCAAGCGTGTTGTTAAGCTTCCAACCAACATAAACCTCTTGAGTCTGATGTTACGTATTGTCGAAGGTTACCGCCCAAACAAGCATGATAAAAATACAGTGGTGCTTTTAGATGAGCTAGTAGAACAGATTGCAGAAGTTGCTAACGGCTCTGACACGCTGCACATACTGAACAAAAACGGTAGATACAAAATTACCAATGACAATTTTGATGAATTTGAAGTGAGCGGCCTATAA
- the dptG gene encoding DNA phosphorothioation-dependent restriction protein DptG has protein sequence MLLLKPELQVKNNTLNSYFPIRTKDRYDIFVWDSALGHVVKHSYRKEFIPFKDPADPTGKKKKQFELADFKNASQKVFLRKLDEADFWPIIDKMYFEGNELFKITPEFLLFKTNKSENHVRDGRLGSMFASLLQDFVFTDKPHSQLNFLEQQLYDVLSLHLKSQDVATGDLVSKEAPYLPFMANHFQQDLKFLSKRPKYLLSIFKDFLRLYAHLYTAQLALNLKDWRSGEPKPKLHYFILDSEKASDERTLVKSYGHKQLSAALWSIFPYLAMNESLQDNKNQIMPIWALAQNLAEHPTCAEALESYAADFKANRQLNTSISNSQDPLDQLQNLLRLSAAQFSRGESRSDINLQYVKSTESELCSHFIQSRGRAGRVMVFNQDYLLLLTNLAVGEKEKLRFHELILAFESRGVFFDKQSQQALITFYERIGNVERMSDSGDAVYVFKTI, from the coding sequence ATGTTGCTATTAAAACCTGAGTTACAGGTAAAAAATAATACACTAAACAGTTACTTTCCTATCAGAACCAAAGACAGATATGACATCTTTGTATGGGATAGTGCACTAGGACATGTGGTAAAACACTCTTATCGAAAAGAGTTTATTCCGTTTAAAGACCCAGCAGATCCTACCGGGAAAAAGAAAAAACAGTTTGAATTAGCAGATTTTAAAAACGCCAGCCAAAAAGTATTTTTACGTAAGTTAGATGAAGCTGACTTCTGGCCAATAATCGATAAAATGTATTTCGAGGGAAATGAGCTGTTCAAAATCACTCCTGAATTTCTGCTTTTCAAAACAAATAAATCTGAAAATCACGTACGCGATGGTCGTCTCGGCAGTATGTTTGCCAGCTTATTACAAGACTTTGTATTTACAGATAAGCCACATTCGCAACTTAACTTTCTCGAGCAGCAGCTCTATGACGTGTTGAGCTTACACCTTAAAAGTCAAGACGTAGCAACGGGAGATTTAGTCAGTAAAGAAGCGCCATACTTACCATTTATGGCTAACCACTTTCAGCAAGATCTTAAGTTTTTGAGCAAGCGTCCTAAATACTTACTCTCAATTTTCAAAGATTTCCTTCGACTTTACGCGCATCTATATACTGCACAGCTCGCATTAAATTTAAAAGACTGGCGTTCGGGTGAACCTAAGCCAAAATTGCATTACTTTATTTTGGACAGTGAAAAGGCCAGTGATGAACGTACTTTAGTTAAGAGTTATGGTCATAAGCAGCTTTCTGCTGCACTTTGGAGTATCTTTCCATATCTGGCAATGAACGAAAGTTTGCAAGATAATAAAAATCAGATCATGCCTATTTGGGCTTTAGCACAAAACTTGGCAGAGCATCCAACTTGTGCTGAAGCACTTGAAAGCTATGCTGCAGACTTTAAAGCAAATAGACAACTCAATACCAGCATATCAAACTCACAAGACCCACTAGATCAGCTCCAAAACTTATTAAGGCTTAGTGCTGCACAATTTAGTCGCGGTGAATCCAGGTCTGACATCAACTTACAATACGTCAAATCGACCGAGTCAGAGCTTTGCTCTCACTTTATTCAAAGTCGAGGTCGTGCGGGGCGGGTGATGGTGTTTAATCAAGATTACCTTCTTTTGTTGACAAACCTTGCAGTGGGCGAAAAAGAAAAGCTACGTTTCCATGAGCTTATCTTAGCGTTCGAATCCAGAGGGGTGTTTTTTGACAAGCAGAGTCAACAGGCTCTAATCACATTTTATGAACGCATCGGCAATGTTGAGCGTATGAGTGACAGTGGAGATGCAGTATATGTCTTTAAAACAATTTAA
- the dptH gene encoding DNA phosphorothioation-dependent restriction protein DptH, which translates to MSLKQFNDFLAEQFLNWGQQALKAGFRYQFQSPDMDNSLKLFNSIVSKSDGSINVKGTKLPVVQCGEVLLLPVLHSEDSSKCAGFTENFISHLRDEVAGQFGELEGCALLVIHNSMLDTLINSAEDVAQPTSIWHPEQIKHAMHDLIDDFNGTRKVSECLLEYRFNQIVDDGATMFGFEDLYKALLDGDLKFSELGLLNDPAILTWDGKPEQINKRLEENKRLYEELERITHHSPNELEEKLAEKDFGAKFVTKHFGGDDTERWKTELEFSACKQEQDDNRKNLLELESESILQGELIAKNKVETKAGRRERHLILVLEDDQQDFGFELTFIGGKIERYQCSIMHNKTDLIEIANPVNSGGKRSRVTITGLYPDKATFFTFNLKREKTAERYKFKVLVIRSGDFNIDAFRNNFLIEPSSSAKKGSRITLQTEDNSFVIGINGGQEGGKAVLGEIGQVFDNQATSEIDFEQIANESDELHFIVKGQDSSLTFNVEGAIATDTLTLPLILDKDRFARLYQDNYLGSFNRSKNKVLLDNKEVSPKGRRLTLLQWEAEIVDERDKSQAPLYLVDIEATYPSLYVAYRALFDYYVQNRTLPSLCSWGPEYRVLAGEVVKQYNKAICAIGDDILLTPEQKQLISLGFATFNGQGYITPFHPLVMAYYLALAERVTQDDSQSFKTLPKVTIDRLNVRGLLPFVYDPIHGFAFSQLEKDNCFWLELVPQQDTSFSYVRKLVKDKVGEFRNAFSALFTAGPNATLLINSVNNKLNHELFMGLVDFVKANKDKVCHIHVNLYDDKLVYSEFDRFAETASYDKLKSLYELDKGAIREQADTIIDLLRTRLTYSKFENDKIDGKQAYSHLSFFRNNTKVVPRDVNVDKQLSGVVCHGLLAGEAAANKQGSYFTAFGLNKVDTSGHPHLQIAQKLGGLIKPALLSSEPTGNSKSMALVVSDNFRTLLERSYESSIWTTIIDPKVTLDFFDNAKDMVLIHYSDNYTNSANYDAITVTRQTDLYKKVLEQDEGGITEEFNAFNGEWLLKMITANANDRKEKKGIIGAYKFVNCLLSKSDITWVPLSVAEMIRVTGNIGLKMSDSDFSRNVQGYKSGHISDDVLFVGFKDKQMYVLPLEVKTGIKQTHNKGVQQAKELKRYLCEDILGRNDFAGMLYRGLFIRQVLMQIDKYELYNLYSDTYFDAFLAEREWWLQGDYGISDLAEYPDGFMLSHVENDTFFEADFNEVDDILKIQLPISYLKRLVSTPLRELMNDVRPEQLCHIPEKYLLTPENSSEIRKIIPTKVDDIEIGLHEESVEIPRDSGRAIELNDLFPERHVVKPALKTDKIDESEISADKHVELEKVIPDTTGTSNSKFNKSSEPIGQSPIVQREQSDEPIKILIGHDVRDNTEVYWEPTNTAKFMNTNSGIIGTMGTGKTQCTKSVVTQLYRQQDRNVDGKPIGILIFDYKSDYVDDKFLTATNGKKFNLHKLPYNPLSLFGDTPMLPVHTARGFSETMGKAFGLGQKQQLKLRKLIGEAYELAGIKKGDQCTWSKPAPTITDIWALFEETEPTEDSLYAALESLYELEIFEDNHEKCTSLYELIDGITVIELAGYPSEIQNLVVALTMDLFYSQMQKQGKPEVQGDFRQVTKLLLVDEADNFMSQNFPSLRKVLKEGREYGVGVILSTQDITHFKTSENDYSTYILSWIVHRVSQLKNQDIKSIFNKDDKSDQDNLMKSIRELDKHYSLYVDGDKKVQKIKDKAFWELLS; encoded by the coding sequence ATGTCTTTAAAACAATTTAACGATTTTCTAGCTGAACAATTTCTAAATTGGGGGCAGCAAGCCCTAAAAGCAGGTTTTAGATATCAGTTTCAGTCTCCTGATATGGATAACAGCTTAAAACTGTTTAACTCAATAGTATCCAAATCTGATGGCAGCATAAATGTTAAAGGCACTAAGCTACCTGTAGTACAGTGTGGTGAAGTACTATTACTGCCTGTACTGCATAGTGAAGACTCGAGTAAATGTGCAGGCTTTACAGAAAACTTCATTTCACATCTGCGTGACGAGGTAGCTGGACAGTTTGGCGAGCTCGAAGGTTGTGCACTGCTTGTAATACATAACAGTATGTTAGATACCTTGATTAACTCTGCTGAGGATGTCGCGCAACCCACTAGCATTTGGCACCCTGAGCAGATAAAACACGCCATGCATGATCTGATTGATGATTTTAATGGGACTCGAAAAGTTTCTGAGTGTCTGCTCGAGTACAGGTTTAACCAGATTGTCGACGATGGCGCGACCATGTTTGGCTTTGAAGACCTCTACAAGGCGTTACTCGATGGTGATCTAAAGTTCAGCGAGCTTGGCTTACTAAATGACCCCGCGATTCTCACTTGGGACGGCAAACCTGAGCAGATCAATAAACGCTTAGAAGAGAACAAGCGTCTCTACGAAGAGCTTGAGCGTATTACTCATCATTCCCCTAATGAATTAGAGGAAAAGCTAGCCGAAAAAGATTTCGGTGCCAAGTTTGTCACCAAGCACTTCGGTGGAGATGATACAGAACGCTGGAAAACTGAACTTGAATTCAGTGCGTGTAAACAAGAGCAAGATGATAACCGTAAAAACCTGTTAGAGCTCGAAAGCGAATCCATTTTGCAGGGTGAGCTAATTGCCAAGAACAAGGTAGAAACTAAAGCCGGCCGCAGAGAGCGTCATCTTATCTTGGTGTTAGAGGATGATCAGCAAGACTTTGGTTTTGAGTTAACCTTTATTGGCGGGAAAATTGAACGCTATCAGTGTTCCATTATGCACAATAAAACCGACCTGATTGAAATTGCTAACCCAGTTAATTCTGGTGGGAAGCGAAGTCGTGTCACCATAACAGGGCTATACCCGGACAAAGCGACGTTTTTCACTTTTAACCTTAAGCGAGAAAAAACCGCAGAACGTTACAAGTTTAAAGTTTTAGTCATTAGAAGTGGCGACTTCAACATTGATGCCTTCAGGAATAACTTTTTAATCGAGCCTTCATCATCGGCTAAAAAAGGTTCCAGAATTACGCTGCAAACTGAAGACAACAGTTTTGTCATTGGCATTAATGGTGGACAAGAGGGCGGTAAAGCCGTGCTCGGTGAAATAGGCCAAGTTTTTGATAATCAAGCGACTAGTGAAATAGACTTCGAGCAGATAGCTAATGAATCCGACGAGTTACATTTTATCGTTAAGGGACAAGACTCATCTTTAACCTTTAACGTAGAGGGAGCCATAGCAACTGATACACTAACGCTTCCGCTCATATTAGACAAAGACAGATTTGCTCGTCTCTATCAAGATAACTATCTAGGCAGCTTTAATCGCTCAAAAAATAAAGTGTTACTCGATAATAAAGAGGTCTCACCTAAGGGCAGGCGCTTAACCTTACTGCAGTGGGAAGCTGAAATTGTCGATGAGCGCGATAAATCACAAGCTCCTTTGTATTTAGTAGATATAGAAGCGACATATCCTTCTCTGTATGTTGCTTATCGTGCGCTATTTGATTACTACGTACAAAACCGCACACTACCGAGTCTTTGTAGTTGGGGCCCTGAGTATCGGGTTTTAGCCGGAGAGGTCGTTAAGCAATACAATAAGGCTATTTGCGCTATTGGTGATGATATTTTGCTCACCCCCGAGCAGAAGCAACTTATCAGTCTGGGCTTTGCCACATTTAACGGTCAAGGTTATATCACGCCGTTCCACCCCTTGGTAATGGCTTACTACTTAGCTTTAGCAGAGCGTGTTACTCAAGATGACAGCCAGAGTTTTAAGACCCTGCCAAAGGTGACTATAGATAGGCTTAATGTCCGTGGATTGTTGCCATTTGTTTATGATCCTATTCATGGTTTTGCATTCAGCCAGCTTGAGAAAGACAACTGTTTCTGGCTTGAGTTAGTGCCACAACAAGACACCAGTTTTTCTTATGTGCGCAAACTGGTCAAAGACAAGGTAGGTGAATTTAGAAATGCCTTCTCTGCACTGTTTACCGCAGGACCTAATGCGACACTTCTGATCAACTCAGTCAACAATAAGTTGAACCATGAACTTTTCATGGGCCTTGTGGATTTTGTTAAAGCAAACAAAGACAAGGTGTGCCACATACACGTCAACTTATATGACGACAAGTTGGTTTATAGTGAGTTCGACAGGTTTGCCGAAACAGCGAGTTACGATAAGCTCAAGAGCTTATATGAGTTAGACAAGGGTGCCATTCGTGAGCAAGCTGACACCATTATTGACCTGCTACGTACCAGGCTTACCTACAGTAAGTTTGAGAATGACAAGATAGATGGCAAACAAGCCTACTCACATCTGAGCTTCTTCAGAAATAACACCAAGGTTGTGCCAAGAGACGTGAATGTCGACAAGCAACTCAGTGGAGTTGTTTGCCACGGTCTGCTGGCGGGAGAAGCTGCTGCAAATAAACAAGGCAGCTATTTCACTGCATTTGGCCTAAATAAGGTTGATACTTCAGGCCACCCACACCTGCAGATAGCTCAAAAGTTGGGAGGGTTAATCAAACCTGCGTTACTTTCCAGTGAGCCGACGGGTAATTCTAAATCGATGGCGCTGGTTGTCAGCGATAACTTTAGAACCTTATTAGAGCGTTCCTATGAGAGCTCAATCTGGACTACCATTATCGATCCTAAGGTTACCTTAGACTTTTTCGACAATGCCAAAGATATGGTGTTAATTCATTACTCGGATAATTACACCAACTCGGCCAATTACGATGCCATTACTGTTACTCGTCAAACAGACCTGTACAAGAAAGTGCTCGAGCAAGATGAAGGTGGGATAACCGAAGAGTTTAATGCCTTTAATGGCGAGTGGCTGCTAAAGATGATCACCGCCAATGCTAATGATCGTAAAGAGAAGAAGGGCATTATAGGCGCGTACAAATTCGTAAACTGCTTATTGTCTAAATCTGATATTACCTGGGTACCGTTATCGGTCGCTGAGATGATACGTGTGACCGGCAATATTGGCCTTAAGATGTCAGACAGCGACTTCTCACGTAATGTCCAAGGCTACAAGTCTGGTCATATTTCAGATGATGTACTGTTTGTTGGTTTTAAAGACAAGCAAATGTACGTGCTGCCACTAGAAGTTAAAACCGGTATTAAACAGACTCACAATAAAGGGGTACAGCAGGCTAAAGAGCTTAAGCGTTACCTGTGTGAAGACATACTTGGCCGTAATGACTTTGCTGGTATGTTGTACCGTGGCTTATTTATCCGCCAGGTTCTCATGCAGATAGACAAGTATGAGCTGTATAACCTCTATTCTGACACATATTTCGATGCATTCTTAGCAGAACGTGAGTGGTGGTTACAAGGTGATTACGGCATCTCTGATTTAGCTGAGTATCCCGATGGTTTCATGTTGTCTCATGTTGAGAACGACACCTTCTTTGAAGCAGATTTTAATGAAGTCGACGACATCTTAAAAATTCAGCTGCCTATTAGTTACCTCAAGCGACTCGTCAGCACACCACTGCGTGAGTTGATGAATGATGTCCGTCCTGAGCAACTCTGTCATATACCTGAAAAGTATCTGCTCACACCAGAGAATTCGAGTGAAATTAGAAAAATAATCCCAACGAAAGTTGATGATATTGAGATCGGTTTACACGAGGAAAGTGTCGAAATACCAAGAGATTCAGGACGTGCGATAGAGCTAAATGACTTGTTTCCTGAGAGACATGTAGTAAAGCCTGCTCTTAAGACTGACAAAATAGATGAAAGTGAAATTAGTGCTGATAAACATGTTGAGCTTGAAAAGGTCATTCCAGATACTACAGGTACTAGTAACAGTAAATTTAACAAGTCCTCCGAACCTATTGGGCAGAGCCCGATTGTTCAACGTGAGCAAAGTGATGAACCTATTAAAATCCTAATTGGTCATGATGTCCGCGATAACACCGAAGTGTATTGGGAGCCGACTAATACTGCCAAGTTTATGAATACGAACTCGGGCATTATCGGCACCATGGGTACAGGTAAAACACAGTGCACTAAATCAGTAGTGACTCAGTTATATCGTCAGCAAGACCGCAATGTCGATGGCAAGCCGATAGGTATTCTAATTTTCGATTACAAGTCCGACTATGTCGATGACAAGTTTTTAACGGCGACTAATGGTAAAAAGTTCAATCTACATAAACTGCCATACAATCCGCTTAGTCTGTTTGGTGATACCCCCATGTTACCGGTGCATACGGCCCGTGGATTCTCTGAAACCATGGGCAAGGCGTTTGGTTTAGGGCAAAAGCAGCAGCTGAAACTACGTAAGCTTATTGGTGAAGCATATGAATTGGCGGGAATCAAGAAGGGCGATCAATGCACCTGGAGTAAACCTGCACCAACGATAACTGATATCTGGGCACTGTTTGAAGAGACTGAGCCGACTGAAGATTCGCTTTATGCCGCGCTTGAAAGCTTATATGAGCTTGAGATCTTCGAAGACAATCATGAGAAGTGCACCAGTTTATATGAGCTGATCGATGGCATCACAGTTATTGAGCTTGCAGGTTACCCATCGGAGATCCAAAACTTAGTTGTGGCTCTGACTATGGACTTGTTTTATTCGCAGATGCAGAAGCAAGGTAAACCAGAAGTGCAGGGGGACTTTAGGCAGGTCACTAAGCTATTACTTGTAGATGAAGCCGATAACTTCATGTCGCAAAACTTCCCCAGTCTTCGCAAGGTACTTAAAGAGGGCCGCGAATATGGTGTTGGTGTGATTCTGTCGACCCAAGATATTACTCATTTTAAGACCAGCGAGAATGATTACTCAACTTATATATTAAGTTGGATCGTCCATCGCGTGTCTCAGCTTAAAAACCAGGACATCAAGTCAATCTTCAATAAGGACGATAAGTCAGATCAAGATAACCTGATGAAGAGCATTCGTGAGCTAGATAAACACTACAGCTTATATGTTGATGGTGATAAGAAAGTGCAGAAGATCAAAGATAAAGCTTTTTGGGAGCTGCTTAGCTAA
- a CDS encoding phosphorothioated DNA-binding restriction endonuclease: protein MTPNELRGAVLNVKRWSRSDQRAPNKPLMMVYVLSKYLQGHGQFFDYESEVDREVTELLRRFGPTRSIYHAEYPFWRLTNDNIWTLNNAETCLPRKSNNDPSKRELIKHQVTGGFNSAAFKILSQDSNFTLELLESILQDSFPQSVVEDITRHLGLEFNFKQIQKRDPRFRKEVLRAYNYQCAVCGFDLRMDDVSVGLEAAHIKWKQFNGPCEVSNGLTLCAVHHKAFDKGAFSITEDFKVKLSDSLNGGEQVQRLFFDFEHKLINLPKKDNCLPNLEFLFWHQKEVFK, encoded by the coding sequence ATGACTCCAAATGAGCTAAGGGGCGCAGTCTTAAATGTTAAGCGGTGGTCCAGAAGTGATCAACGAGCGCCAAATAAACCGTTAATGATGGTCTATGTACTTTCAAAGTACCTCCAAGGTCATGGCCAATTTTTCGATTATGAAAGTGAGGTTGACAGAGAAGTGACTGAGTTACTGAGAAGGTTCGGTCCTACTAGATCAATATATCATGCAGAGTATCCATTTTGGCGATTAACTAATGACAATATATGGACGCTCAATAATGCTGAAACCTGCCTTCCACGTAAAAGTAATAATGACCCAAGTAAGCGTGAACTGATCAAGCATCAAGTTACTGGCGGCTTCAATTCTGCAGCTTTTAAAATCCTCTCCCAAGACTCAAACTTTACTTTAGAGTTGTTGGAGTCAATTCTCCAAGATAGTTTCCCTCAAAGTGTTGTTGAAGATATTACAAGACACCTCGGTCTTGAGTTCAACTTCAAGCAAATTCAAAAGCGCGATCCCAGATTTAGAAAAGAGGTATTGCGAGCCTATAATTACCAGTGTGCCGTTTGTGGTTTCGATCTTCGGATGGATGATGTCAGTGTCGGATTAGAAGCTGCGCACATTAAGTGGAAACAGTTTAATGGCCCATGTGAAGTAAGTAATGGCTTGACGCTATGCGCAGTGCATCATAAAGCGTTTGATAAAGGTGCATTTTCTATTACAGAAGACTTTAAAGTGAAGCTATCAGATAGCCTAAATGGAGGTGAGCAAGTACAGCGTTTATTTTTTGATTTTGAACATAAATTAATTAATTTACCGAAGAAGGATAATTGTCTGCCTAATTTAGAGTTTTTGTTCTGGCATCAGAAAGAAGTGTTTAAATAG
- a CDS encoding DUF262 domain-containing protein — MKIKILDSDLHSIHTRISQGIIDLQPDFQRGSVWSPPKQKKLVDSILRGWQVPPVHVIRTEEYSLEVLDGQQRLRAVYDFMNNEFKIKGDFEPIDSSIEELNGLYYKQLPEPIKRKLDFYSIRMLEVYDYEPGETGELFNRLNQSLNLTAAEKRNAQIGVTRTQIKSLSVLMHNVGLDTAFIGFSNTRMAYDDLFAKLSTYLEKRNIRAKVTDSELYEQYRNAIPYDDKIIESIEYTLRLLSEVKQELIERDLSIHITKATLFSWLFFISSIYINDKEKIDKNRIKESFITFESMRYRFKNNIDDSVRWSGIPFPKEKIHAIFSLFNERASSRVMSTGSLLIRDWAISLYYYLQNMDYAGLTYQLNELGKIIISLNSDELDIKATVERLAESGDQNA; from the coding sequence GTGAAAATAAAAATTTTAGATTCAGATTTACATTCAATTCACACAAGAATTTCACAGGGTATAATTGATTTACAACCCGATTTTCAACGAGGATCAGTTTGGTCTCCGCCTAAGCAAAAAAAATTAGTTGACTCGATTTTAAGGGGGTGGCAGGTTCCCCCCGTACATGTGATTCGTACTGAAGAGTATTCATTAGAAGTATTAGATGGACAGCAAAGACTAAGAGCTGTATATGATTTTATGAATAATGAATTCAAAATCAAAGGGGACTTTGAGCCGATAGATTCATCCATTGAAGAACTAAATGGACTTTACTATAAACAGCTTCCAGAGCCAATTAAAAGAAAACTTGATTTCTATTCAATTAGAATGTTGGAAGTGTATGATTATGAGCCTGGTGAAACTGGTGAATTGTTTAATCGTTTGAATCAGTCCCTGAATTTAACTGCGGCAGAAAAAAGGAATGCACAGATCGGTGTGACACGTACACAAATAAAAAGTCTGTCTGTTCTTATGCATAATGTTGGGTTAGATACTGCATTTATCGGATTTTCAAACACTAGAATGGCATATGATGATTTGTTTGCAAAACTATCAACTTATTTAGAAAAGCGTAACATACGGGCTAAAGTTACAGATTCAGAATTATATGAGCAATACAGAAATGCAATACCTTATGATGATAAAATAATTGAATCAATCGAATATACACTTAGGTTATTATCAGAAGTAAAGCAAGAGCTTATTGAGCGTGATTTGAGTATACATATAACTAAAGCAACTCTCTTTAGTTGGTTGTTTTTTATATCTTCAATATATATAAATGATAAAGAAAAAATTGATAAAAATCGAATTAAAGAAAGTTTTATAACGTTTGAATCAATGAGGTATCGTTTTAAGAACAATATCGATGACTCTGTACGTTGGAGTGGTATACCATTCCCTAAAGAAAAGATTCATGCGATATTTTCTCTATTTAATGAAAGAGCTAGCTCAAGGGTTATGAGTACAGGATCTTTATTAATTAGAGATTGGGCTATTTCTTTATATTACTATCTTCAAAATATGGACTATGCAGGGTTAACTTATCAGCTAAATGAACTTGGAAAAATAATTATCAGTTTAAATAGTGATGAATTGGACATAAAAGCCACGGTTGAGCGATTAGCTGAAAGTGGAGATCAAAATGCTTGA